Proteins from a single region of Verrucomicrobiota bacterium:
- a CDS encoding gluconokinase, GntK/IdnK-type, with product MSEGSPTLDHQVVLMGPSGCGKSTVGQLLARRAGVPFFEGDEFHSASHVEKMSQGRALQDEDREGWLQALKEILRQHEGRPLVLACSALKQSYRETLSAGRAGLRFVFLQGSRERLRERMRERAAQSEHFMPVSLLESQLAILEEPEPPALTLSIELSPEEIVERILAAS from the coding sequence ATGTCGGAAGGCTCTCCTACGCTCGATCACCAAGTGGTGCTGATGGGGCCGTCGGGCTGTGGGAAGTCGACGGTCGGGCAGCTCTTGGCCAGGAGAGCCGGGGTCCCCTTTTTTGAGGGGGACGAGTTTCACTCGGCCTCTCATGTCGAGAAGATGTCGCAAGGGCGGGCCTTGCAGGATGAGGATCGAGAGGGTTGGTTGCAGGCTTTGAAGGAGATATTGCGCCAGCATGAAGGGAGGCCGCTGGTTTTGGCCTGTTCGGCTTTGAAGCAGTCGTATCGCGAGACACTTTCAGCGGGGCGGGCTGGCTTGCGATTTGTTTTTCTGCAAGGCTCTCGAGAACGCTTGCGGGAACGAATGCGAGAGCGGGCCGCCCAGAGTGAGCATTTCATGCCTGTGTCCTTGCTCGAGAGCCAACTGGCGATACTGGAAGAGCCTGAGCCCCCCGCTCTCACGCTTTCGATCGAGCTTTCTCCCGAAGAAATCGTGGAAAGGATCTTGGCTGCTTCATGA
- the uxaC gene encoding glucuronate isomerase, giving the protein MYLHDDFFLTTSTARELYHEVAAGLPIIDFHTHLPAEEILADRRFANLWELWLEHDHYKWRLLRGCGVEESLITGSASPWEKFEAFASVLPLAVGNPVHHWAHLELRRVFGITTVLSRESARAVWEEAEAFLATDPSLSVRGLLRRFRVELVCTTDDPTADLAVHRELAQPGVTRTLPTFRPDRAMAVDQPERFVRFVGELAEASGQPVESSRQLVEALRQRFEAFHEAGCRLSDHGLPYCPAALAEVGEIDRIFQQVVAQGEAASPQQWEVFAAHLLAQVATWCHEAGWTMQLHLGPLRNVNRPLFQELGPDAGFDTMGFWPQTKGLVEFLGQRQDEGALPRLIVYNLNPQESEALCCALQSFQDATVPGKLQYGPAWWHLDHQRGILEQLEILLSLSALGTSVGMLTDSRSFTSFVRHEFYRRLLCQRLGQGVEEGEIPGEGAALGELVKAVAYGNAASFFQWPAAN; this is encoded by the coding sequence ATGTATCTCCACGACGACTTTTTTCTGACGACCTCCACGGCGAGAGAGCTGTATCATGAGGTCGCGGCCGGATTGCCCATCATCGATTTTCACACCCATCTTCCGGCGGAGGAGATTCTCGCGGATCGGCGCTTTGCCAATCTCTGGGAACTCTGGCTGGAGCACGACCACTACAAATGGCGCTTGCTGCGGGGCTGTGGGGTCGAAGAGTCGCTCATCACGGGATCGGCTTCTCCTTGGGAGAAATTCGAGGCCTTTGCCTCCGTCCTGCCTTTGGCAGTCGGCAATCCGGTCCATCATTGGGCCCACCTGGAGCTAAGGCGAGTCTTTGGAATCACCACGGTCCTCTCTCGGGAAAGCGCTCGGGCGGTCTGGGAGGAGGCGGAGGCCTTTCTCGCGACGGACCCGAGCCTGAGCGTGCGGGGTCTTCTCCGACGTTTCCGAGTGGAGCTGGTTTGCACCACGGATGACCCGACGGCGGATCTGGCTGTCCATCGGGAGCTGGCGCAGCCTGGGGTCACCCGGACCCTCCCCACTTTCCGGCCGGATCGGGCCATGGCGGTCGACCAACCGGAGAGGTTCGTCCGTTTCGTGGGGGAGCTGGCCGAGGCCAGCGGGCAGCCGGTGGAATCCTCGCGGCAGCTGGTGGAGGCGCTCCGCCAGCGCTTTGAGGCCTTTCACGAAGCGGGCTGTCGGCTCTCGGACCATGGCCTGCCCTATTGCCCGGCTGCTTTGGCTGAGGTGGGAGAGATCGACAGGATTTTTCAGCAAGTGGTCGCGCAAGGGGAAGCGGCCAGTCCCCAGCAATGGGAAGTCTTTGCGGCCCACCTGCTGGCCCAGGTGGCCACTTGGTGCCATGAGGCGGGCTGGACCATGCAGCTCCATCTCGGGCCGCTGCGCAATGTCAATCGCCCACTCTTCCAAGAGCTGGGTCCGGACGCGGGCTTCGATACCATGGGCTTTTGGCCACAGACCAAAGGCCTAGTCGAGTTCCTGGGACAGCGGCAGGACGAAGGCGCTCTTCCCCGCCTGATCGTTTACAATCTCAATCCCCAGGAAAGCGAAGCCCTTTGCTGCGCGCTGCAATCCTTCCAAGACGCCACCGTGCCGGGCAAGCTGCAATACGGGCCAGCTTGGTGGCATTTGGATCATCAAAGGGGCATTTTGGAGCAACTGGAAATCCTGCTTTCCTTGTCGGCCTTGGGGACTTCGGTCGGCATGTTGACCGATTCGCGTTCCTTCACTTCTTTTGTGCGACATGAATTTTACCGGCGACTGCTCTGCCAGCGGCTCGGCCAAGGAGTGGAGGAGGGCGAGATCCCGGGCGAGGGGGCCGCGCTCGGCGAGTTGGTGAAAGCAGTAGCTTATGGGAACGCGGCCAGCTTTTTTCAATGGCCTGCGGCCAACTAG
- a CDS encoding ADP-ribosylglycohydrolase family protein has product MSRQTALELSLVADALSLGPHWIYQAERLSSLYPEGLPTFDAPRSHYHPGKTAGDFTHYGDQALLLLQSLAQKGSWDLGTFREQWSTFWRDSQAYRDGATTDTLKNLEAGQLTGSSSRDLAGAARIAPLIVLPGLSLEDRVQAARAQCAMTHNQAPVLDAAEFFVRATEAILAGDDFRSAFQTAHRIDYPALPLAEWTAKAESVLALPPQEALRQLGLACSLSDAFPAVLAIALQLEERPQECLAQNALAGGDSAARGLLLGLLLGAKHGETGVPSHWFEDYTAAAEVKRLLSLLSPA; this is encoded by the coding sequence GTGTCCCGCCAAACCGCCCTCGAACTCTCGCTCGTCGCCGATGCCCTCTCTCTCGGTCCCCACTGGATCTACCAAGCGGAGCGACTCTCCTCTCTCTATCCCGAAGGATTGCCCACCTTCGACGCCCCTCGGAGCCATTACCACCCGGGCAAAACGGCAGGGGACTTCACCCACTATGGCGACCAAGCTCTCCTCCTTCTTCAGTCGCTCGCGCAAAAGGGGAGCTGGGACCTAGGGACCTTTCGCGAGCAATGGTCGACCTTCTGGCGCGACAGCCAAGCCTACCGCGATGGCGCCACCACCGACACCCTGAAAAACCTGGAAGCAGGCCAGCTGACGGGCTCTTCCTCTCGCGATCTCGCGGGAGCTGCCCGCATCGCACCCCTCATCGTCCTGCCCGGGCTCTCCCTGGAAGACCGCGTCCAGGCCGCCCGCGCCCAATGTGCCATGACCCACAACCAAGCCCCCGTTCTGGACGCCGCCGAATTCTTCGTGCGGGCCACCGAAGCCATTTTGGCAGGGGACGATTTTCGGAGCGCCTTCCAAACCGCTCACAGGATCGACTACCCTGCGCTCCCCCTCGCGGAGTGGACCGCCAAGGCCGAAAGCGTTCTCGCCCTCCCTCCCCAGGAAGCTCTCAGACAACTCGGCCTCGCCTGCAGCCTCTCGGACGCCTTCCCAGCCGTCTTGGCGATCGCTCTCCAGTTGGAAGAGAGGCCTCAGGAATGCCTTGCCCAAAACGCGCTCGCGGGCGGGGACAGCGCCGCCCGAGGACTGCTGCTCGGGCTCTTGCTGGGAGCCAAACACGGTGAAACCGGCGTGCCCAGCCACTGGTTCGAAGACTACACCGCGGCCGCCGAAGTGAAGCGCTTGCTCTCGCTTCTTTCCCCCGCCTAG
- a CDS encoding Ldh family oxidoreductase produces MKTISLESHNALIQAAYEARGFLPEEARDATQMCAAATWHGNQTHNALKALHLDDLFGSQEGGCVPGAEIEVIETRFRASEVWNARRKLGQSVALRAFERAIELAEEYGVGLVSVDNCFHYLWGGGYVIEAAKRGYLAYTNCTSTLAEVVPFQGRKPTLGTNPHSWGFPTVGALGFPICIDWATSTCAMGRVQQLKREGKELPPMAAVDAEGEVTRDPAKVAALLPFGAHKGYGLSLINELMAAFIGGSLPTLRGGSRASAEEKTTTSFFFQIIHPEALSGGAFAAGREQAGNVKAVLEDILGPGNEACLWPGELEARAAQRSQEAGGLLFTEAELAELNEIACDLGRAALS; encoded by the coding sequence ATGAAGACGATCTCTCTCGAATCCCACAATGCTCTCATCCAAGCGGCTTATGAGGCGAGAGGATTTCTGCCCGAGGAGGCCAGGGACGCCACGCAGATGTGCGCGGCGGCGACCTGGCATGGGAACCAGACGCACAATGCGCTCAAGGCGCTTCACCTGGATGATCTCTTCGGCTCGCAAGAAGGAGGCTGTGTCCCGGGGGCGGAGATCGAGGTCATCGAAACGCGCTTTCGGGCTTCGGAGGTTTGGAATGCTCGCCGGAAGCTTGGGCAGTCGGTCGCTTTGCGGGCCTTCGAGCGGGCCATCGAGTTGGCTGAGGAGTATGGAGTGGGCTTGGTCAGTGTGGACAATTGCTTTCACTATCTCTGGGGGGGCGGCTATGTCATCGAGGCGGCCAAGCGGGGCTACTTGGCCTACACCAATTGCACCTCGACCCTGGCGGAGGTGGTGCCGTTTCAAGGTCGCAAGCCCACCCTCGGGACCAATCCTCACAGCTGGGGCTTTCCCACGGTGGGGGCGCTCGGCTTTCCGATTTGCATCGATTGGGCGACCTCGACCTGTGCCATGGGGCGGGTCCAGCAGCTCAAGCGGGAGGGGAAGGAGCTGCCGCCCATGGCGGCGGTGGATGCCGAGGGAGAAGTCACGAGGGACCCCGCTAAGGTGGCCGCTCTTCTGCCTTTCGGGGCCCACAAGGGCTATGGGCTTTCGCTCATCAATGAGCTGATGGCGGCCTTCATCGGTGGTTCCCTGCCGACGCTGCGGGGTGGTTCCAGGGCCTCGGCCGAGGAGAAGACCACCACTTCTTTTTTCTTTCAGATCATCCATCCGGAAGCGCTCTCAGGCGGAGCCTTTGCCGCCGGGCGAGAGCAGGCTGGGAATGTGAAAGCGGTTCTGGAAGACATTCTGGGCCCAGGCAATGAGGCGTGCCTGTGGCCGGGAGAGCTGGAGGCGCGGGCTGCCCAACGCTCCCAGGAAGCAGGGGGCTTGCTTTTTACCGAGGCGGAGCTGGCGGAGCTGAATGAGATTGCTTGCGACTTGGGCCGAGCTGCCTTGAGCTAG
- a CDS encoding divalent metal cation transporter, translated as MTEPDSLTKARQGGFFTKLSIYGRLSGPAWIQAAVTLGGGSLVGALYLGVIGGYEFLWLQPLAMLCGIVMLGAISYVTLSCEERPFRLMQDKVSPTLAWGWLLATVVANVVFCAAQFGLGRGAIESNLGGEGLSPFLITGVLFLLSLGLVALSQRPGPASQVIDHVLKGLVGVIVVAFVGVVGVLIGKGAVPVGELLSGLVPDFGALFRPTSEMETAIEATQGLSTFWSEYVIAEQRNRIITAFGTAVAVNMTFLLPYTLRRRGWGKAHRELARFDLALGLFLPFVLGVSALVIASAASFHAESADVLDEEGSPLPGMEAIFYEVVDKRLAFEHQAFGALPEEEVMELREALPLEEKRLAAMLANRKVDNLARALEPFLGGSSQIIFGVGVLAMAISTMLVHMMMNGYAISEACNRVGQAKIFLLGASMPALTGLFSPWLWSGASKAAMAVPASVTATTLLPIAYLAFFLLMNSRAALGSELPRRRAGLNGLLLGTTGVATLASVWALSGKGSVGILGMGALILLAAIGVLGFLKRNRPQPN; from the coding sequence GTGACCGAACCCGATTCCCTTACGAAAGCGCGCCAAGGCGGCTTTTTCACGAAGCTGAGCATCTACGGGAGGCTGAGCGGTCCGGCTTGGATTCAAGCGGCCGTCACGTTAGGCGGGGGCTCTTTGGTGGGAGCGCTTTATCTGGGAGTGATTGGCGGGTATGAATTTCTTTGGCTGCAACCGCTGGCGATGTTGTGCGGGATTGTCATGTTGGGGGCGATCTCGTATGTGACCCTCTCGTGCGAAGAGCGTCCTTTCCGCCTGATGCAGGACAAGGTCTCGCCCACGCTGGCCTGGGGTTGGTTGCTGGCGACGGTGGTGGCGAATGTGGTGTTCTGTGCGGCCCAATTTGGCCTGGGCCGGGGGGCGATTGAGAGCAATCTGGGAGGAGAGGGGCTTTCCCCTTTTCTCATCACGGGCGTGCTCTTCTTGCTCTCCCTGGGTTTGGTGGCGCTTTCGCAACGACCTGGACCAGCCTCCCAAGTCATCGATCATGTTCTCAAGGGCCTGGTGGGAGTGATTGTGGTGGCTTTTGTGGGCGTGGTGGGGGTGCTGATCGGCAAGGGAGCCGTACCGGTGGGGGAATTGCTGAGCGGTTTGGTGCCTGATTTCGGGGCCTTGTTCCGACCGACCAGTGAGATGGAAACAGCTATTGAGGCCACGCAGGGTCTCTCGACTTTTTGGAGCGAGTATGTCATCGCCGAACAGCGCAACCGCATCATCACGGCCTTTGGAACGGCGGTCGCGGTTAACATGACCTTCCTTTTGCCCTACACCTTGCGACGGCGCGGTTGGGGCAAAGCGCATCGGGAGCTGGCCCGCTTTGATTTGGCCTTGGGCCTGTTTCTGCCCTTTGTTCTGGGGGTGTCCGCGTTGGTGATCGCTTCAGCGGCCAGTTTTCATGCCGAGAGCGCGGATGTCCTGGACGAGGAGGGGTCGCCCCTCCCGGGGATGGAGGCGATTTTTTATGAGGTGGTCGACAAGCGCCTGGCCTTCGAGCACCAGGCGTTCGGGGCCCTCCCAGAAGAGGAAGTGATGGAGCTACGGGAAGCGCTCCCGCTGGAGGAAAAACGCTTGGCGGCCATGTTGGCCAATCGAAAAGTCGACAATCTGGCGAGGGCTTTGGAGCCTTTTCTAGGGGGCTCCTCCCAGATCATTTTCGGGGTGGGCGTGCTGGCCATGGCCATCTCCACCATGCTGGTCCACATGATGATGAATGGCTACGCCATCAGCGAGGCCTGCAATCGGGTGGGACAGGCCAAGATCTTTCTCCTGGGCGCGTCCATGCCGGCCCTGACCGGTCTGTTTTCTCCGTGGCTTTGGAGCGGGGCGTCCAAGGCCGCTATGGCGGTTCCGGCTTCGGTCACCGCCACGACTCTTTTGCCAATCGCCTACCTCGCTTTCTTTCTTTTGATGAACAGCCGGGCGGCTCTCGGTTCCGAATTGCCGCGGCGGCGGGCCGGGTTGAATGGCCTGCTTCTCGGGACGACTGGCGTGGCGACCTTGGCCTCGGTCTGGGCTCTCAGCGGGAAGGGCTCCGTCGGCATTCTCGGCATGGGGGCCTTGATCCTATTGGCCGCCATCGGGGTGCTGGGATTCCTGAAACGCAATCGCCCGCAACCAAACTAG
- a CDS encoding sugar phosphate isomerase/epimerase: protein MKLTGFADEAARDWPGQIKATQELGWEWISARGVGGTNLHDLEEAEFESVCGQLEDAGLRVAEFGSLIGSWAKSIHSDFALTLAEIERCIPRMQRLGVEIVRVMSYGQEPWGADQEEAERFRRLREIVRRFQDAGLVAAHENCMNYGGFSPAHTLRLLEEVPGLQLIFDTGNPVFQRDRSRPVGQDGQPPWQDAWRFWESVREQVVHVHLKDCRYPQPGQTEPEYVFPGEGDACVAAILRDLRARQYQGFLAIEPHVATVFHLPAEEVDWDQCYRSYLEYGRALEALLEKVERDSP, encoded by the coding sequence ATGAAACTGACAGGATTTGCGGACGAAGCGGCCCGGGATTGGCCGGGTCAGATCAAGGCCACTCAGGAGCTGGGGTGGGAATGGATTTCCGCGCGCGGAGTGGGCGGAACCAACTTGCATGACTTGGAAGAGGCGGAATTTGAAAGCGTCTGCGGCCAACTGGAGGATGCGGGGCTGCGGGTGGCGGAGTTTGGTTCTTTGATTGGTTCGTGGGCCAAGTCCATCCACTCCGATTTTGCGCTCACGCTGGCGGAGATCGAGCGCTGCATTCCTCGAATGCAACGCCTCGGCGTCGAGATCGTGCGAGTGATGTCCTACGGGCAAGAGCCCTGGGGAGCGGACCAAGAAGAGGCGGAGCGGTTCCGCCGATTGCGCGAGATCGTCCGGCGTTTTCAAGATGCTGGCTTGGTGGCCGCTCATGAAAACTGCATGAACTATGGAGGATTTTCCCCGGCCCATACCCTCCGCCTGCTGGAAGAGGTGCCGGGCTTGCAGCTGATTTTTGATACCGGGAATCCCGTCTTCCAGAGAGATCGCTCCCGGCCCGTGGGTCAGGACGGGCAGCCTCCCTGGCAAGATGCTTGGCGATTTTGGGAATCGGTTCGGGAGCAGGTGGTGCATGTGCATCTCAAGGACTGCCGCTATCCCCAGCCGGGCCAGACCGAGCCAGAATATGTTTTTCCGGGAGAGGGGGATGCCTGCGTGGCGGCCATTCTGCGCGATTTGCGTGCGCGCCAGTATCAAGGCTTTTTAGCGATCGAACCCCACGTGGCGACGGTCTTTCACCTGCCGGCGGAGGAGGTCGATTGGGACCAGTGCTACCGCTCCTACCTCGAGTATGGAAGAGCCCTCGAAGCCCTGCTTGAAAAGGTCGAGCGAGACTCTCCGTGA
- a CDS encoding SDR family oxidoreductase, with protein sequence MNYLDSLFDLQGKVAVVMGGTGELCGVMALGLAQAGVKVVLVGRDAEKAEAKLASLRAAGGSGSFIPGDLRQKEAMAAILAQVCQEQGQVDILINGAGVNSARPFLEIEGEEWERIFDVNLGATVRACQVFGTYFLERGAPASIINLGSISGLNPLSRVFAYSASKAAVHNLTRNLAREWAAKKIRVNTLVPGFFPAEQNRKILDPSRVEQILAKTPAQRFGEPEELVGATLLLASSRAGGFLTGTELIVDGGFQAMTL encoded by the coding sequence ATGAATTACCTCGATTCTCTTTTTGATCTGCAAGGCAAGGTGGCCGTCGTGATGGGGGGCACGGGGGAGCTTTGTGGCGTGATGGCTTTGGGGTTGGCCCAAGCGGGCGTGAAGGTGGTTTTGGTGGGACGAGATGCGGAGAAAGCAGAGGCCAAGCTGGCGAGCCTGCGTGCGGCGGGGGGCTCGGGATCCTTCATCCCCGGAGATCTCCGCCAGAAGGAGGCCATGGCGGCCATTTTGGCTCAGGTCTGCCAGGAGCAGGGCCAAGTGGACATTCTCATCAATGGGGCCGGGGTGAACTCGGCCAGGCCTTTTCTCGAAATCGAGGGCGAGGAGTGGGAGCGGATCTTCGACGTCAATTTGGGGGCGACCGTGAGGGCCTGCCAAGTTTTTGGGACCTACTTTCTGGAGCGGGGTGCGCCTGCCTCCATCATCAATTTGGGATCGATCTCAGGTTTGAACCCTCTTTCCCGGGTCTTTGCCTACTCGGCCAGCAAGGCGGCGGTCCACAACCTCACCCGCAACTTGGCGCGCGAGTGGGCGGCCAAGAAGATCCGCGTCAACACTCTGGTGCCGGGCTTTTTCCCAGCGGAGCAGAACCGAAAGATTCTCGATCCCAGCAGAGTCGAGCAAATCCTGGCCAAGACGCCCGCCCAGCGATTTGGTGAGCCGGAAGAGCTGGTGGGCGCGACGCTTTTGTTGGCCTCTTCGAGAGCCGGTGGCTTCTTGACCGGGACCGAGCTGATCGTGGACGGCGGTTTCCAAGCCATGACCCTTTGA
- a CDS encoding prepilin-type N-terminal cleavage/methylation domain-containing protein yields MQAPTPSRSRQRGFTLAEILAVMVIIGILISMSGPALRALSGSAEAERQVERFGDFLSTCRTEAIGRNTYVWVGIDNFKTDANSDQIRATSFFSKDGTAYTTGQSGAAHSNVGSLGITTTVDDYRLVTSLSELEPITQETVQGIAAEGNEFSLFYRGWPETALPKANGEHYNYLLVFTPSGELSLYPDIQAAVTGGFQGETLPSNLYLQLYLQRTQAGIDPAKETMQDAVIDIRADQGNVEVYLP; encoded by the coding sequence ATGCAAGCCCCCACCCCCTCTCGTTCGCGGCAACGCGGTTTCACCCTGGCCGAAATTCTTGCGGTCATGGTCATCATCGGCATCCTCATCTCCATGTCGGGCCCCGCGCTCAGGGCGCTCAGCGGCTCGGCCGAAGCAGAGCGCCAAGTCGAGCGCTTTGGAGACTTTCTCTCCACTTGCCGGACGGAGGCCATCGGGCGCAACACCTACGTCTGGGTCGGGATCGACAACTTCAAGACGGATGCCAACTCGGACCAAATCCGCGCCACCAGCTTCTTCTCCAAGGATGGAACCGCCTACACCACCGGCCAGAGCGGCGCGGCCCACAGCAATGTCGGCAGTCTGGGAATCACCACCACGGTGGACGATTACCGGTTGGTGACCTCGCTCAGCGAGCTCGAACCCATCACCCAAGAGACCGTCCAGGGCATCGCCGCAGAAGGAAATGAATTCAGCCTCTTCTATCGTGGCTGGCCCGAAACGGCTTTGCCGAAGGCCAATGGCGAGCACTACAACTACCTCCTCGTCTTCACCCCCTCGGGCGAACTCTCGCTCTATCCCGATATCCAAGCCGCCGTCACCGGTGGCTTCCAAGGCGAGACCCTGCCCTCGAACCTCTACTTGCAACTCTACCTCCAGCGCACCCAAGCCGGGATCGATCCAGCTAAGGAAACGATGCAAGACGCGGTCATCGATATCCGGGCCGACCAAGGAAACGTCGAAGTCTACCTGCCCTGA
- a CDS encoding Gfo/Idh/MocA family oxidoreductase, with product MKFGIIGSGMISRFHAQAISEMAGGELHAICGRNPTSTQALAREFGVAAYQELEAFLSDPELEVVTIGTPSGAHLEPARAALEAGKHVVVEKPLEITTERIDQLMAVAADSPGTLSAILNRRFHPGMEAFKQAAEQERFGRLVSASAYIKWYREQAYYDSAAWRGTWSLDGGGALMNQSIHTVDALLHLAGSVKRLTASAVCLAHERIEVEDHCVALLEFSNGARGVIEASTATWSAEGHPARVQLAGTEGSVFLADESFELWDFREARPEDEEIHRTLLRGREAGLGAKDPKAIATRQHRENFEEVVRAIREGREPATSAAEARKSVALIEAIYASAQAGGEWVSLEEQA from the coding sequence ATGAAGTTCGGAATCATCGGATCGGGAATGATCAGCCGCTTTCATGCCCAGGCCATTTCGGAAATGGCGGGCGGGGAACTCCATGCGATTTGCGGTCGGAACCCGACCTCGACCCAGGCCTTGGCACGGGAGTTTGGGGTGGCGGCCTACCAGGAGCTGGAGGCGTTTCTTTCGGACCCCGAGCTGGAGGTGGTGACCATCGGCACCCCGAGTGGAGCGCATCTCGAGCCAGCGCGGGCCGCCTTGGAAGCGGGCAAGCACGTGGTGGTCGAGAAGCCTCTCGAGATCACGACGGAACGGATCGACCAGCTGATGGCAGTGGCTGCGGACAGCCCGGGGACGCTTTCTGCCATTCTCAATCGCCGCTTTCACCCCGGGATGGAAGCCTTCAAACAAGCCGCGGAGCAAGAGCGGTTCGGAAGGCTGGTTTCGGCCTCGGCTTACATCAAATGGTATCGGGAGCAGGCCTACTATGATTCGGCTGCCTGGCGGGGGACCTGGTCGCTCGACGGAGGCGGGGCGCTTATGAACCAGTCCATCCATACCGTGGACGCGCTTTTGCACTTGGCGGGATCGGTCAAGCGATTGACTGCCAGCGCCGTCTGCCTGGCGCACGAGCGCATCGAGGTGGAGGACCATTGTGTGGCCCTTTTGGAGTTTTCCAATGGGGCGCGGGGGGTGATTGAGGCCTCGACGGCCACCTGGTCGGCCGAGGGGCATCCAGCGCGGGTCCAGCTCGCGGGAACCGAGGGCTCGGTCTTCTTGGCGGATGAATCGTTTGAGCTGTGGGATTTCAGAGAGGCGCGCCCGGAAGACGAGGAAATTCACCGGACCCTTTTGCGAGGGAGGGAGGCGGGACTGGGTGCCAAGGATCCCAAGGCCATCGCCACCCGCCAGCATCGAGAGAATTTTGAGGAAGTGGTGCGAGCCATCCGCGAGGGGAGGGAACCGGCGACCTCGGCCGCGGAAGCGCGCAAGTCGGTGGCCTTGATCGAGGCCATCTACGCTTCCGCCCAGGCGGGGGGGGAATGGGTTAGCTTGGAGGAACAGGCGTAA
- a CDS encoding type II secretion system protein, with protein MNPLPSRPALRGFTLLEMLTAMAVLALMIAIIGQIAAQSQRTVQASMARLNTAESARDALLRIDTDFSSMIQTDWAPVILTSEPIRSSLQTMSKGQLGGVFNHSLTFLINARPIASSSRAFSDFRLMWANYGIREGTEGRSEVPSLGLRRAFGGSTWDVGGNNPQGDPALVLLNASQRPEQTSLSSRTHAGLDNLMAPGVVSLAVCVQIKETGEILPFENGSRGNVNFPKLTDEEELDIFGENLRSNQVALDLPEISAIIVGIAVLDEDTISLLRDLEAGGANPMIERIAYALGQNFPQRDETPLEAWDLKNSLEQDSRFPSLYEQLSTITPAGEIIANNIRFYQRTYVINR; from the coding sequence ATGAACCCCCTGCCTTCCCGTCCCGCCCTGCGCGGCTTCACCCTCTTGGAGATGCTGACAGCCATGGCGGTGCTCGCCCTCATGATCGCCATCATCGGTCAGATCGCCGCCCAGTCCCAGCGCACCGTGCAAGCCTCCATGGCCCGCCTCAACACGGCCGAAAGCGCCCGCGATGCTCTCCTGCGGATCGACACCGACTTCTCCTCCATGATCCAAACCGACTGGGCTCCGGTCATCCTCACCAGCGAGCCCATCCGCAGCAGCTTGCAAACCATGTCGAAAGGCCAACTGGGAGGCGTTTTCAATCACAGCCTCACCTTCTTGATCAACGCCCGACCCATCGCTTCCTCTTCCCGAGCTTTCAGCGACTTTCGGCTCATGTGGGCCAATTACGGCATCCGCGAAGGCACGGAGGGTCGCTCTGAAGTCCCTTCACTCGGCCTGCGGCGCGCCTTTGGCGGCAGCACTTGGGACGTCGGGGGAAACAACCCCCAGGGTGATCCCGCTCTCGTCTTGCTGAATGCCTCCCAACGCCCTGAGCAAACCTCTCTCAGTAGCCGGACCCATGCCGGTCTCGACAATCTCATGGCCCCGGGCGTCGTCAGTCTGGCCGTCTGCGTGCAAATCAAAGAAACCGGTGAGATCCTGCCCTTTGAGAACGGCTCTCGTGGAAACGTCAATTTCCCCAAGCTGACCGATGAAGAAGAACTCGACATCTTCGGCGAGAATCTACGCAGCAATCAGGTCGCCCTCGATCTTCCGGAAATCAGCGCCATCATCGTGGGAATCGCCGTCTTGGACGAGGACACCATCTCCCTCCTGCGCGACTTGGAGGCTGGGGGAGCCAACCCCATGATCGAGCGAATCGCCTACGCGCTCGGGCAAAATTTTCCCCAGCGAGACGAAACTCCCCTGGAAGCGTGGGACCTGAAAAACTCGTTGGAACAAGACTCCCGCTTTCCCAGCCTCTACGAGCAACTCAGCACCATCACCCCGGCCGGAGAAATCATCGCCAACAACATCCGGTTCTACCAGCGCACCTACGTCATCAATCGCTAG